From the genome of Chlorocebus sabaeus isolate Y175 chromosome 2, mChlSab1.0.hap1, whole genome shotgun sequence, one region includes:
- the KRTAP7-1 gene encoding keratin-associated protein 7-1, translating into MTRYFCCGSYFPGYPSYGTNFHRTFRATPLNCVVPLGSPLNYGCGCNGYSSLGYSFGGSNINNFGGCYGGSFYRPWGSGSGFGYSTY; encoded by the coding sequence ATGACTCGTTACTTCTGCTGTGGAAGCTACTTCCCAGGGTACCCTAGCTATGGGACCAACTTCCACAGGACCTTCAGAGCCACCCCCTTGAACTGTGTTGTGCCTCTGGGCTCTCCCCTGAACTATGGCTGTGGATGCAATGGCTATAGCTCCCTGGGCTATAGCTTTGGTGGTAGCAACATCAACAACTTCGGCGGATGCTATGGTGGTAGCTTCTATAGGCCATGGGGCTCTGGCTCTGGCTTTGGCTACAGCACCTACTGA